The genomic window gatcccttagattgcTTTTGCGCTCAATCAAGTGTTttaaacgcaagaacgtaacccatgtttgtgttgttctgcctactgaagtgttttcttcgcTGTATAAACtacacgttgctcatacagctggaatttcacttactgccctctggagtaaacaggtggtactacaagcttgaatttctcaggaatcatCCTTATTGTGGTCCTTCCTtatacagccctaatatatatatatatatatatatatatatatatatatatatatatatatatatatatatataaataaagactGGTGTTATTATcaagtaaaatgtgttaaaatactttccttgaatACATATGTGTATACAcaacttaattatttatttatttccaaatatcataatttttttttgttgttgttgttgtgtttagggttactccatttgacctgaacaaaatgtgcttcaaaaattttaaaaatacttttcatACACACAAATGAGGGTATAAAGGggtttttctctgtttttatttatttattcaaatgtttatattacatttttatgtatttaattgtttgtttattttacacttaatcgttttattttattttgaagccccagaattttttttttaagtaatcgaATTACTTTGAATTcagaaattaaaaacatgttcatcatagtagaggtgtattcaagtcattttgtattaattaacttTTTGGATAATTTAATAGATCCAGATGGGGGAAAAAGAAGAGTGTCACGTCATTGACCTAATGCTTTTTCTTtctaacaaataaaatatgttcctacaagcaatgttttttttttgtttgttttttttttgtagaccAAGTAAACATATTAGcaggacaaaaacaaatcaacaacTGGCCTAAATAAGCTTACATACAAAATTcagtagcactttacaataaggttaacaTTAACATTACTTAACAACACTCGTTGACGAACAAACACTGAACAATAATTTTGAAGCACTTATATTAATCATGAATTCCAACATatctaatacattttaaacattaaaagttgtagCCTATatgttaattttagttaatgcacaatgaactaatATGAATTAACTAACTTCCTAAATTAGCATCAGCCCAAATtaataaattgtgtaaaaaaatattcttcAGGAAACCttgtgcattaaataatgttaacaaatgaacccttattgtaaagtgttacccaaaatcCTTTTTATGTACTTTGGTTAGGTTTCGTGGTAATAACGTCTAGCTACACATACATCAACAGTTATGCAAATGTACAAACACAAATGCAGAACGACCTATTGCACTTTAGCAGCAGGTCCTCTGACATCATCCAGTTTGAATTGTTCTGTCCATCGCCTGTATTTGGCTCGAGTTTTCCGGCAGGCAAATCGTGCAATGTCTACCATGAAGATCCACGAGAGGGAGTAAATAGCCACCCCACCTACTTTCACAATTAGTGATGGCTTTGGGGAGGACAACTCACAGTACAGCATTCTGCTCCCAACACCGATCCTCACAGAGGCAAATAGGACAATGAAGAGCAGGTCCACAACATCTCCAGTCAAACTGTCATAGCGGCCCATACGCTTCAGGAACCAGCGAGCCTGCAAGAGCGGGTTGGTAATCTCGCTGCCGAAGAGAACGGCACAGGTCTCGATGCCCGACTCACCCAGTCCAAGAGCAAGCAGGATCCCAAGGATGCTCATGGTGTGGTGGGCCAGCATCACCGGACCCTCTGTCCGGAAGTACACACACCAAGCCATGTCAAAGAGGAAGTATCCCAGGCTGAGCACCAGAGCCAGGATCTGGTGTGATGTGTTTTCAGTGCCTGGTGGCAAGAAGTCAGATCCAATTTGGAAGGGTTTATTAAACCTGACAGACAGTTGTAATCAATTTAGAAATGAACCTTTTTATGAAAGGGCAATATTTGTCTtttgaaaatgattttatttttatgagcGCTTAGTGTTTCTCATACAACACACAATGTGTTGTCTGTCCATTTATGTCCAATATTTAAtcataaatatcaataaaatgtaatcaattcATTGAAATGGTCTTTAAAGAGACTAAAACAAACATATAGTGTAAATTGACATGCGTAACTGAGACCTAGAATAGATTATTATGAAAaaaagggtgtttcttcaactaccGGCCCTTTCTGCCCTGTGAATTTCCCTGTGaagtaatcattaaaaaaaataaaaacaatgactcACACTCTCgctagtttattttatttgtcttctAGCTATGTCCaacatgtacatgcatcacaatacagaatttgtcattttgacaaattctgtattgtatttgatggaattctgtggtgaaaatgacagtgatagaaattaaataattgtatatttttgaaATACAAAGGTAGACTGTCATGCTGAGGCTAATTACATAActagcattttatgtatcctaaataaacaaaataaaattatattttcacactttttgtatAATtaggcaaaattacagcttgatcaACCCGATCTCAAGAAAAGTCGTAGATTTAGGAGGCGGCTATTTCGTGTGATGTCGCACGATTTTGTTCGCATAAACgcgtacgacttcatcacgtgcaagtTGTCGGGTGTCAAATGCGGAAGAAAGCGCGAATTTCGTGCACGAGGCGTTAATGACATGCGTATTAATAtaatgcccttacccaaaccccttatctaaacctaacaaATCAGTAGAGTgtataaacatgataggaagctgttgtgtgtgacagaagcatgTAATTTTCACGTATTAGAtgtaaacgatgtccagcgacgtcattggttGCAGTGAAAGGCGCGGGAAACGATGTAGCCGGATAGTCGCAggatatcatacaaattagccaaatttagaaaaggcgtacgaatcctgacgatttcgctgTGAGAGTGATTGGAAATTAcgcccaataaaaaaaaatactcaacaCACAAGTGATATTAACCTTGAATTTTCTTTGCTTTCTAAGCATGCTCTTCTGTGACAATTTTGTCAACTTTGTTAACAAGAACACTAAGTTTTATAAAACGTTATTGGGGCCAAAAgtatttggtgtggtggaaatgatgccacaacaTGAGAGTCGtaacttaaaaacatttttagaaatatttttcacaaaaatatttaaatgctttctttatttgaatatttctttagattatcatagttttaatcttgcaataatttgtattttgatattatattttaatagtttaatattgaaagtctgggtctaaGACAAGGcagaacacattaaaatatatacataaaaggtAGTTGAAAAGTACCCAAAGAAATACTGAAGCCCTGGTAAAGTTTCCAAATCAGtttgaataaatattaaaaaagaaaataagttgaAATCTGTTGGTTTTATTAAAAATCACCACCTGGGACATGAAATTGTCTGAAGGCGAAGAATCATACTGTATGAATtcatttcaggggcatttttgtcacttttggaggcATTTTTGCCCTAAAGTCTGCAATAATTTTGGACTCTGGTTGTAATGCCTTTACAGTATTATCAAAAAATCTTACATGGATAAAATAGCAATATGTGAATGCAAATCTTGCTGTCTATGGAGTTTGTCAGGGTGTTGGAACTGTATGTATGCATCTCTTTTGgatttttaaatctgttttacAATATCATCCGATCAAGCCAACCCCACTTAAACGCTATAGGTCCATTGGGGAAAAATAAGTTTACGTTatagttttaaaaaataacaacaaataaaccCACACTATAAGCAATAGTAAAAGTGATGCTTTCCATTAATAATTAGTAAAAAGCTTAATAAACATCAAAACAGGGCAGGAGAACTCACCTGGGTGTGTGAAAGGCCATGGCCCAGCAATAAACCCAATGTAGGCAGTCACACAGACTATCAGGATGCCATGGATCAGAGTTACCAGTCTGCAGTTCCACTCATTATCTTTCTCACCATTCAAATGACACAGCAACACATACAGAAAGAGCCAGCCAATGAGGCTGCAACTTGTCTCCACAAAGAATAAGGGCATCTCTGTACtggaaattaaatgttttcatgTAAAAGTCAATCAGACTGCACACAATCAATAGACTTGCAGATAAATGTATCAACAATTTTGACTTCGACACTCGTTTGACACTGATTCAGATGTAATATCTCAAACACTAATGAATATAATCTCAACTAGGTGACTCAATTGCCCATTTGTATATTGCAGAAATTCAGTTTACAAACCTTAAATAAAGTTCAATACATATATGAACCGAAACATCCTTCGAGCTCAATGCTGCATGTCAAGTCCATGAAAGTAGTTCCAGTTTTTACCTCATCTCTCATTCTGGCATTGCAGCATTGTCAAGTCATCCAGTTGCAAGTGACATCTCCAGACATGCACTCAGCAACCTATTTCAACACAAAACCCCTTCCTGTCTGAGAGTGGCCTGACACAGCAGACACAATCACAGCCTTACAATGCTTCTGATCGCTCACTTCCTCTTCTCTATGGAGCTTCAAGCAGCTTGAGCCTCTTATGAGATAATACTCTTTCCTCCCAATATACCCCATCCCAGCTAAATTCCTAACAACATGGAGCCATTCATCGGCCCATCCTATGAGCTAACAGTGGGAAGAAGGGTACTCTTCAAAACCTCCAAAAGTTTCATTTCATTCAAGCTCCAACGTAGTGTGGGAAATGGGCCATGTAAGGAAGTATTGTGCAATGTCATTGGCAGGTAATAGCCTTAGGAAACAGGATTAGTGTGATAGACAGCGTATTAACAAATGAGACTGAGATGCGCTTCTGCTAGTAGTGCAACACAAACAGGCAAGTAACATACACATACTATTAtttagaaatgaaaattctctcatcatatactcaccctcatgccatcccagttttgtaagactttctttcttctgcagaacacaaattaaaattttaagaacaatatttcagctctgtaggtccatacaatgcaagtgaatggtgaccagacctttaaagctccaaaaagtacataaaggccacataaaagtaatccatacaactccagtggtcaCTTAAGTGATAACCATAGCAACACTGCAGCGTTTGTGCATGTGAAACATGAACGGCACCAGGTTAATCcgttttgtgtttgttgttttgagTAAAGAGATTATCCACCACAGATATGTTATAATTTGAGAATGTATCATTAACTGCCGTTGACAGAATCGGCATGAAaaattactgtgtgcacctttaaggtACCATG from Xyrauchen texanus isolate HMW12.3.18 chromosome 3, RBS_HiC_50CHRs, whole genome shotgun sequence includes these protein-coding regions:
- the tlcd5b gene encoding TLC domain-containing protein 5; the encoded protein is MPLFFVETSCSLIGWLFLYVLLCHLNGEKDNEWNCRLVTLIHGILIVCVTAYIGFIAGPWPFTHPGTENTSHQILALVLSLGYFLFDMAWCVYFRTEGPVMLAHHTMSILGILLALGLGESGIETCAVLFGSEITNPLLQARWFLKRMGRYDSLTGDVVDLLFIVLFASVRIGVGSRMLYCELSSPKPSLIVKVGGVAIYSLSWIFMVDIARFACRKTRAKYRRWTEQFKLDDVRGPAAKVQ